In Stieleria varia, one genomic interval encodes:
- a CDS encoding tetratricopeptide repeat protein, whose protein sequence is MPRIFISGTTRDLKSFREVVAQWANEHGHEPVVQDDFPVQSDYNTVVQMLRDKLAPCDAVIHLVGLFYGFEPTNRPDGELRRSYTQLEYELGRELRRQVFRFIARQDYVPDNHFSQTDEQAELQRLHRQRLMEGNEAWSATSRTTGNELYYEFSNHDELRKLLDKIEIKSTLAKPQNLPIVGSLFKGRDEFIKQLRSVLVDKPTHIAAVTAKQAIHGLGGIGKTRVALEYAKRYSHEYTALLFITADSPANLQRNLANLCGALVLNLPEKDAIEQEVQVAAALRWLREHSGWFLIVDNVDTPDVAVEVESLLQKLDSGHVVVTSRLSQWGDAVQELSLDVISEPAAQDFLLERTAGKRKSTPADEADALTLANLLGRLPLALEQAGAFIVKHHTGFRTYLDRWKQLEAKVLQWHDQRTMKYPASVATTWQTSFDRLTDDGRGLLNVLCWLAPDPIPLTMIEKVSSTDNEQPIDVETGIADLAEYSLLKWTDDQYHSVEVHRLVEEITRYRLPEPDRVAWLQRALRMVNDFVPAEPTCYDVRSWPTIYIPGQSHIAAVVQFADQMSGKALAAGSTPSVRLALTPRLMSCLAGYLKTRAAHQEAEPLTARVVNIFEQTYGEDHPSVAAALNNLAALFQATNRLAEAEPLMRRALAIDEQSYGAEHPDVAIDLNNLAALLQETNRPAEAEPLMRRALAIDEQSLGAEHSNVAIRLNNLAALLQETNRPAEAEQLYRRALAIDEQTYGAEHPDVARDLNNLAALLQAANRPAEAEQLYRRALAIDEQSFGAEHPRVATDLNNLAALLQATNRLAEAEPLMRRALAIDQQSYGARHPDVARDLNNLATLLQDTNRLAEAEPLMRRAVEIFQQSLGDQHPKTVTVRRNHALIVSVMDDQ, encoded by the coding sequence ATGCCAAGAATCTTCATCAGCGGGACCACCCGCGACCTGAAAAGCTTCCGCGAGGTGGTTGCCCAGTGGGCAAACGAACACGGTCACGAACCTGTCGTACAGGACGATTTCCCTGTGCAATCCGACTACAACACAGTGGTGCAGATGTTACGTGACAAGTTGGCCCCTTGCGATGCTGTGATCCATCTGGTCGGGCTGTTCTACGGATTTGAACCCACGAATCGACCCGACGGCGAATTGCGTCGATCCTATACGCAGTTGGAATACGAACTGGGGAGAGAACTTCGGCGTCAAGTGTTCCGCTTCATAGCTCGTCAGGACTACGTACCAGACAACCACTTTAGCCAAACCGATGAACAGGCAGAGTTACAGCGTCTTCATCGCCAACGTTTGATGGAAGGCAATGAAGCCTGGTCCGCGACCTCTCGCACCACCGGCAACGAGTTGTACTACGAGTTCAGCAACCACGACGAGTTACGAAAATTGCTCGACAAAATCGAGATCAAGTCAACGCTTGCGAAACCACAAAACCTGCCGATCGTCGGATCTCTCTTCAAAGGCCGCGACGAATTCATAAAACAGCTTCGCAGTGTCCTGGTCGACAAACCAACCCATATCGCCGCAGTCACAGCAAAGCAAGCCATCCACGGTCTGGGCGGAATCGGTAAGACGCGCGTCGCACTCGAATACGCGAAACGTTACTCACACGAATACACAGCGCTGTTGTTCATCACCGCTGACAGCCCGGCCAACCTGCAACGCAACTTGGCCAATTTGTGTGGTGCGTTGGTCTTAAACTTGCCCGAGAAAGACGCGATTGAGCAGGAAGTTCAAGTGGCCGCCGCACTTCGTTGGCTACGTGAGCATTCCGGTTGGTTTTTGATTGTCGACAATGTCGACACGCCAGACGTCGCAGTGGAAGTCGAATCGCTGTTGCAGAAACTCGATTCCGGTCACGTCGTAGTGACCTCGCGTCTATCGCAGTGGGGGGACGCTGTGCAGGAACTGTCGCTGGATGTGATCAGCGAACCGGCGGCGCAAGATTTTCTGCTGGAACGCACCGCTGGCAAACGCAAATCAACACCTGCCGATGAAGCGGATGCACTCACCCTGGCCAACTTACTGGGACGGTTGCCGCTGGCCCTGGAACAAGCTGGGGCGTTTATCGTCAAACATCACACCGGTTTCCGGACCTATCTCGACCGCTGGAAACAGCTGGAAGCCAAGGTTCTGCAGTGGCATGATCAGCGGACGATGAAATACCCGGCTAGTGTCGCCACCACTTGGCAAACCAGTTTCGATCGACTTACCGACGACGGTCGTGGCCTGTTGAATGTTCTTTGCTGGCTGGCCCCCGATCCGATTCCGTTAACGATGATTGAAAAGGTGTCATCGACCGATAACGAACAGCCGATCGACGTCGAAACCGGAATCGCTGACTTGGCGGAGTACTCGCTCTTGAAATGGACCGACGATCAATACCATTCGGTCGAAGTCCATCGTTTGGTGGAAGAAATCACACGCTACCGTTTACCCGAGCCCGATCGTGTCGCTTGGCTACAGCGAGCTTTACGAATGGTGAACGATTTCGTCCCTGCAGAGCCCACCTGTTACGACGTCCGATCCTGGCCCACCATCTATATACCCGGCCAGAGTCACATTGCTGCGGTCGTGCAGTTCGCCGACCAAATGAGCGGCAAGGCGTTAGCCGCCGGTTCCACGCCCAGCGTCAGGTTAGCTCTGACTCCGCGACTGATGAGTTGTCTGGCAGGGTACCTGAAGACTCGCGCTGCGCACCAGGAGGCGGAACCGCTGACAGCTCGAGTGGTGAACATCTTCGAACAAACCTATGGCGAGGATCATCCCAGCGTCGCAGCAGCCCTCAACAACCTAGCGGCACTGTTCCAGGCGACGAACCGTTTGGCGGAGGCCGAGCCGCTAATGCGCCGGGCGCTGGCCATCGACGAGCAGTCCTACGGGGCCGAACACCCGGATGTCGCCATCGACCTCAACAACTTGGCGGCGCTGCTTCAGGAGACGAACCGTCCGGCGGAGGCCGAGCCGCTGATGCGCCGCGCGCTGGCTATCGACGAACAGTCCCTCGGAGCCGAACACTCCAATGTCGCCATTCGCCTCAACAACTTGGCGGCGCTGCTTCAGGAGACGAACCGTCCGGCGGAGGCCGAGCAGCTGTATCGCCGGGCGCTGGCCATCGACGAGCAGACCTATGGAGCCGAACACCCGGATGTCGCCCGAGACCTCAACAACCTAGCGGCATTGCTTCAGGCCGCGAATCGTCCGGCAGAGGCCGAGCAGCTGTATCGCCGGGCGCTTGCCATCGACGAACAGTCCTTTGGAGCCGAACACCCCAGAGTCGCCACCGACCTCAACAACCTGGCGGCGTTGCTTCAGGCCACCAACCGTCTGGCGGAGGCCGAACCGTTGATGCGCCGGGCGCTGGCCATCGACCAGCAGTCCTACGGAGCCCGACACCCGGATGTCGCCAGAGACCTCAATAACTTGGCGACGTTGCTTCAGGACACCAACCGTCTAGCGGAGGCCGAACCGTTGATGCGCCGGGCGGTGGAGATTTTTCAACAAAGTCTCGGGGATCAGCATCCGAAAACGGTTACCGTGCGAAGGAATCATGCATTGATTGTGTCTGTAATGGACGATCAATAG
- a CDS encoding exo-alpha-sialidase: MNELLGRFLFFRCVSSTQRLPRANEKHVLLQVSLGLIPFFLLIGGASLAAQSPVIFSLWDESNMLGVAEDLPELAGVEFHVIKKWDKPNDGYTFLHGVGLAWHRGKLYASFGHNKGAENTVTEEAQYRVSDDGGKTWGPLQVIDAGEEENLAVSHGVFLSHDGKLWAFQGAYSGFMKNIHTRAYSLNEETGQWTKHGVVIENGFWPMNQPVQMDDGNWIMAGGALGAYSSDKVFPAAIAISHGDDLTQWDFIRIQTADGIDRMWGESSLIVDGPNIINIARYGGAAVALVAKSGDYGRTWTASEISDLPMATSKPAAGMLSSGQRYLVCTTARDNGGKRSPLTIAVTRPGETQFSQVFVIRRRKHDGPGESAESLSLSYPCGIEHEGKLYVGYSNNGGRKGNLNSAELAVIPIASLAIERP, encoded by the coding sequence ATGAATGAATTGCTTGGCCGGTTTCTCTTCTTTCGCTGCGTTTCCTCGACTCAGCGACTCCCCAGAGCGAATGAAAAGCATGTTCTGCTTCAAGTTTCCCTCGGTCTGATTCCGTTTTTCCTGTTGATCGGCGGTGCGTCTCTGGCTGCCCAGTCGCCGGTGATTTTTTCGTTGTGGGACGAGTCGAATATGCTCGGCGTCGCGGAGGACTTGCCCGAACTCGCAGGCGTCGAATTTCATGTCATCAAGAAATGGGACAAGCCGAACGATGGCTACACGTTTCTTCATGGCGTCGGATTGGCTTGGCACCGTGGGAAACTCTACGCTTCGTTTGGTCACAACAAAGGAGCGGAGAACACGGTCACCGAGGAAGCCCAGTATCGAGTGAGCGATGACGGCGGAAAGACTTGGGGGCCGCTCCAAGTGATCGACGCGGGCGAGGAAGAAAATCTTGCCGTCAGCCACGGTGTTTTCCTTTCCCATGACGGAAAACTGTGGGCGTTTCAGGGTGCCTACAGCGGCTTCATGAAAAACATCCACACGCGTGCCTACTCGCTCAATGAAGAAACCGGACAATGGACCAAACATGGCGTCGTGATCGAAAACGGTTTTTGGCCGATGAACCAACCGGTCCAGATGGATGACGGGAACTGGATCATGGCTGGCGGTGCGTTGGGGGCTTATTCCAGCGACAAGGTTTTTCCGGCTGCCATTGCGATCAGTCACGGTGATGACTTGACGCAATGGGATTTCATCCGCATCCAAACGGCTGACGGTATCGATCGGATGTGGGGCGAATCATCGCTGATCGTCGACGGCCCGAACATCATCAACATCGCCCGATACGGTGGCGCTGCTGTCGCGTTGGTCGCGAAGAGCGGCGACTACGGTCGCACTTGGACGGCCAGTGAAATCAGTGATCTGCCGATGGCAACTTCCAAGCCGGCCGCCGGGATGCTCAGCAGCGGCCAACGATACCTCGTCTGCACCACCGCACGTGACAACGGTGGCAAACGTTCGCCCCTGACCATCGCGGTAACCCGTCCCGGCGAGACGCAATTCAGCCAAGTCTTTGTCATTCGCCGCAGAAAGCACGACGGTCCAGGTGAATCCGCCGAGAGTCTTTCCCTGTCGTATCCATGTGGCATCGAACACGAGGGGAAACTCTATGTCGGGTATTCAAACAACGGCGGACGTAAAGGAAACCTCAACAGTGCCGAGCTGGCGGTCATTCCCATCGCATCGTTGGCAATCGAAAGGCCGTGA
- a CDS encoding arylsulfatase, with amino-acid sequence MRQRFVFLLSLCLLPLCLLTPPSLCAADRPNILMIMVDDLGFSDLGCYGSEIETPNLDALAGGGMRFSQFYNTAKCHSSRVSLLTGQYCIAAGDTSLRNAVTSAEVLRASGYSTAMTGKWHLQKQPTDFGFQRYFGHLSGACNYFLGDNTFRLNGQPWQVPKTDFYTTVANVDYAVEFLNEARQKKDPWYLYVAFNAPHAPLQALPDDYAKYDDGRYAAGWDAIQAKRVEKQKQIGLLAADLQASPRPDHIPAWSTLNDDRKAFETKRMTTLAAMIDRVDQEVGRLVANLKAAGEFENTLIWFVSDNGACPYDRRSTGIHKLPTDGSVSWSDSTGWAWARNTPFRFYKQNQFEGGISSPAIVHWPAGIKVAPGSIVRTPAHLIDIMPTFADVAGATIPSEFADRELRPVSGVSLKPLLQGGDVTRSQPIHLLFASDRGLRDGDWKAVSYRSSPWELYHIATDRTELNNVAAQNPERLQSMVQQWTTMAENVLHANKQTTKPVSEEVKPHLHPEWTDFTKPLVDGGNGKSGEAKKGRRKKATAK; translated from the coding sequence ATGCGTCAACGTTTTGTCTTCCTACTGTCACTCTGTCTGTTGCCACTGTGCCTGCTAACGCCTCCGAGTCTCTGTGCCGCCGATCGGCCGAACATCCTGATGATCATGGTCGATGATCTGGGGTTCTCGGACTTGGGATGTTATGGCAGCGAAATCGAAACGCCGAACCTTGACGCCTTGGCCGGCGGCGGAATGCGGTTTTCTCAGTTTTACAACACCGCCAAGTGCCACTCGTCCCGCGTTTCATTGTTGACCGGTCAATACTGCATCGCCGCGGGTGATACATCGCTTCGCAACGCGGTGACCAGTGCGGAAGTATTGCGGGCGAGCGGTTACTCGACCGCGATGACGGGCAAGTGGCACTTGCAAAAGCAGCCCACGGATTTTGGATTCCAACGCTACTTTGGCCACCTCAGTGGAGCATGCAATTATTTCCTCGGCGACAACACGTTCCGTCTCAATGGCCAGCCGTGGCAAGTGCCCAAGACGGATTTCTACACCACGGTTGCCAACGTCGATTACGCCGTCGAGTTCTTGAATGAAGCTCGCCAGAAGAAGGATCCATGGTACTTGTACGTTGCGTTCAATGCACCGCATGCTCCCCTGCAAGCTTTGCCGGACGACTATGCGAAGTACGATGATGGTCGCTACGCCGCCGGTTGGGATGCGATCCAGGCCAAACGTGTGGAGAAACAAAAGCAGATCGGTTTGTTGGCTGCGGATCTGCAGGCGAGTCCTCGTCCCGATCATATTCCCGCCTGGTCGACACTGAATGACGATCGCAAAGCGTTTGAAACGAAACGCATGACGACGTTGGCTGCGATGATCGACCGAGTTGATCAAGAGGTCGGTCGACTGGTCGCGAATTTGAAAGCCGCCGGCGAATTCGAAAACACTCTCATTTGGTTCGTCTCGGACAACGGTGCCTGTCCGTATGATCGACGCAGCACGGGTATCCACAAGTTGCCGACCGATGGCAGCGTCAGTTGGAGCGACTCGACCGGTTGGGCATGGGCACGCAACACGCCGTTTCGGTTCTACAAACAGAATCAGTTCGAAGGCGGAATCAGCTCGCCTGCCATCGTCCACTGGCCGGCCGGAATCAAAGTCGCACCGGGTAGCATCGTGCGTACACCGGCTCACTTGATCGACATCATGCCGACGTTTGCCGACGTCGCAGGGGCGACGATCCCGTCAGAGTTTGCCGATCGCGAACTGCGACCCGTCTCGGGCGTTTCGCTGAAACCCCTGTTGCAAGGCGGCGACGTCACGCGAAGCCAACCGATCCACTTGTTGTTTGCCTCCGATCGTGGACTACGTGATGGCGACTGGAAAGCCGTCAGCTATCGTTCCAGTCCGTGGGAGCTGTATCATATCGCGACCGATCGTACGGAACTCAACAATGTGGCGGCGCAGAACCCCGAGCGATTGCAGTCCATGGTGCAGCAGTGGACCACGATGGCTGAAAACGTCTTGCACGCGAATAAACAAACGACCAAGCCTGTTTCGGAGGAAGTCAAACCGCATCTGCACCCCGAATGGACGGATTTCACCAAGCCGCTCGTCGATGGCGGGAACGGTAAGTCAGGCGAAGCGAAAAAAGGCCGACGCAAGAAGGCAACGGCCAAGTAA
- a CDS encoding reverse transcriptase domain-containing protein yields the protein MVAIGLRCRSQSVGFTTGTRPVGVWSNRTHGNSYADDFVIFTKTEAAAQRVYGSMERFLTERLKLSVNHDKSSIRETDELEYVGFEFRGFGGQIHVSKKVVGYAPATGNSGGNRKPGCGNGCRWACPIVSLVALR from the coding sequence ATGGTTGCGATTGGCCTGCGGTGTCGTAGCCAGTCAGTCGGATTCACCACCGGCACGAGGCCGGTTGGAGTCTGGTCAAATCGAACGCATGGTAACAGCTATGCAGACGACTTTGTGATTTTCACAAAGACCGAAGCGGCGGCGCAGCGTGTGTACGGGAGCATGGAACGCTTCTTGACCGAGCGTCTGAAATTGTCCGTCAATCACGACAAGAGCAGCATCCGCGAGACGGATGAGCTTGAGTACGTGGGCTTCGAATTTCGTGGCTTTGGCGGCCAAATTCACGTGAGCAAGAAGGTCGTCGGGTACGCGCCTGCTACTGGAAACAGTGGCGGAAATCGAAAACCCGGCTGCGGAAACGGATGTCGTTGGGCGTGTCCTATCGTGTCGCTCGTGGCTTTGCGATGA